A part of Pieris napi chromosome 9, ilPieNapi1.2, whole genome shotgun sequence genomic DNA contains:
- the LOC125052509 gene encoding gustatory and odorant receptor 22-like: MNGSRNFKMNPIRIEQIRKFDAYKEFNGKAIKEYDAKEVYGPQITDKDGELLDKHDSFYITTKSLLVLFQIMGVMPIMRVAKHAQTTKRTTFNWISKSTLWAYLVWSLESIVVIRVGRDRLANFQQNSNKRFDEVIYNIIFLSILIPHFLIPVASWRHGPQVAIFKNMWTHYQLKYLKITGTPIIFPNLYSLTWGLCVFSWALSFAVILSQHYLQDDFELWHSLAYYHIIAMLDGFCSLWYINCNAFGTASKGLATNLHKALEAEDPALKLAQYRHLWVDLSHMMQQLGRAYSNMYGIYCMVIFFTTTISLYGSLSEILEHGLSYKEMGLFVIVGYCMTLLFIICNEAYHATRKVGLEFQVRLLNVNLGAIDRNAQREVEMFLVAIAKNPPIMNLDGFTNINRELFTANISFMSTYLIVLMQFKLTLLRQGTRKMLKAITSAFFNATTPGTTEMEDDE; encoded by the exons ATGAACGGTTCTCGGAACTTTAAAATGAATCCAATTCGTATCGAACAAATCAGAAAATTCGATGCATACAAAGAATTTAATGGAAAAGCTATAAAAG AATACGATGCCAAGGAGGTGTATGGACCCCAAATTACAGATAAAGATGGCGAACTTTTGGACAAGCATGACAGTTTCTATATAACCACTAAAAGCCTTTTGGTATTGTTTCAAATAATGGGAGTTATGCCGATTATGAGAGTAGCTAAAC ACGCGCAAACTACAAAACGGACTACATTTAACTGGATATCGAAATCTACTCTCTGGGCTTACCTTGTTTGGAGTTTGGAAAGCATCGTTGTGATAAGAG tGGGCAGAGACCGGCTCGCAAACTTCCAACAAAACTCGAATAAGCGATTCGATGAAgtgatatacaatattatattcctCAGTATTCTTATCCCACATTTTCTCATACCAGTGGCTTCTTGGCGTCATGGACCTCAAGTGGCTATATTTAAGAATATGTGGACACATTATCAG TTGAAATATCTCAAAATAACTGGAACACCGATAATATTTCCGAACCTCTACTCTCTGACGTGGGGCTTGTGTGTTTTCTCTTGGGCCCTCAGTTTCGCCGTAATACTATCACAGCATTATTTACAAGACGACTTTGAGTTGTGGCATTCGCTCGCTTACTATCATATCATTGCTATGCTGGATGGTTTCTGTTCTCTCTg GTATATAAACTGTAATGCATTTGGAACAGCGTCAAAAGGTTTAGCAACAAACTTGCATAAGGCTCTCGAGGCGGAAGATCCGGCCCTGAAACTTGCTCAGTACCGCCATCTGTGGGTGGATTTGTCACACATGATGCAACAGTTGG GAAGGGCGTATTCCAACATGTACGGTATTTATTGCATGGTCATCTTCTTCACGACTACTATATCCTTATATGGCTCGCTCTCTGAAATATTAGAACATGGGCTTAGTTATAAAGAAATGGGCCTCTTCGTTATAGTTGGGTATTGCATGACCCTACTCTTCATCATTTGTAACGAAGCCTATCATGCCACGAGAAAG GTCGGTCTGGAATTCCAAGTTCGCCTGCTGAACGTAAATCTAGGTGCCATCGATCGAAACGCCCAACGCGAGGTTGAAATGTTCCTAGTCGCCATTGCCAAGAATCCTCCTATTATGAACTTGGATGGCTTCACTAATATTAATAGGGAGTTATTTACTGCG aatATTTCTTTCATGTCTACATACCTGATAGTGCTGATGCAGTTCAAACTGACTCTATTAAGACAGGGAACCAGAAAAATGCTCAAAGCTATTACCAGTGCGTTTTTTAACGCCACTACTCCTGGTACCACAGAGATGGAAGATGAcgagtaa